One Cydia fagiglandana chromosome 11, ilCydFagi1.1, whole genome shotgun sequence genomic region harbors:
- the LOC134668602 gene encoding uncharacterized protein LOC134668602 gives MIGKEQRDVEDILKVFKRTDPEKIPLFVAHDLNKLPPITFDHVDVTRLLRDLLLLKSEIDNIKENYVTKEQWAQTKTDASSLRLPNDDSSSEKNLSVLGHNAHNKVKRSSDTFVNKNRRGGFVHEQSYNCDSGPFGMLHIPSIYSRSSTPESAADNGNASHCVTGSKLSLSNTADARMQPTVSHMAHTNLTEHHNTEIRSPPSAARESDTSHSLAHTEMPIVKRQGCTADDNRAPASIRQNNNNNTSTLGSAGGKSYPKEGVKDTCTEVKETYSNVVRHNNKGKKLARTSIMDKAWVQKQEYRIRNRIIGRQGTAEPDPNCKFRAADIRVPLFVYNVDKNVSSRDIEDYVQTKTRVKVTAEQVYVKAEKMYNAYKILVPNHKLQTFLDDNMWPEGISFRRYIEFKNVNNCNTQVTRDNVNGKYK, from the coding sequence ATGATTGGAAAAGAACAGCGAGATGTAGaagacattttaaaagttttcaaACGAACTGATCCTGAGAAGATACCGTTGTTTGTGGCACACGATCTGAACAAACTACCACCTATAACTTTCGACCATGTAGATGTGACAAGGTTATTACGAGACCTGCTACTGCTTAAGTCTGAAATTGACAATATCAAAGAAAATTATGTCACAAAAGAGCAGTGGGCTCAAACAAAAACCGACGCGTCTAGTCTGAGGCTACCCAACGATGACTCGTCGTCCGAAAAGAATCTCAGTGTCTTAGGTCATAATGCACATAATAAGGTGAAACGTTCGAGTGATacgtttgtaaataaaaaccgtCGAGGTGGTTTTGTGCATGAACAGAGTTATAACTGTGACAGTGGCCCATTTGGAATGTTGCATATACCGTCGATATACTCGAGGTCATCTACCCCAGAGTCAGCTGCTGATAACGGGAATGCAAGTCATTGTGTCACGGGCTCCAAACTGTCCCTCTCGAACACAGCAGATGCGCGCATGCAGCCTACTGTGTCTCACATGGCGCACACAAACCTAACAGAACACCACAATACCGAGATACGATCGCCTCCCTCCGCCGCGCGCGAAAGTGATACTTCGCACTCACTTGCTCATACTGAGATGCCCATCGTCAAGCGGCAGGGATGCACCGCGGATGATAACCGTGCGCCCGCATCTATacgacaaaataataacaataacacgAGTACTTTAGGCTCGGCAGGCGGCAAGAGTTATCCGAAGGAAGGTGTGAAAGACACTTGTACAGAGGTCAAGGAGACGTACTCAAATGTTGTTCGTCATAATAATAAAGGGAAAAAACTTGCACGTACTTCTATTATGGATAAGGCATGGGTGCAGAAACAAGAATATAGAATACGGAATAGAATCATAGGTAGACAGGGTACAGCGGAACCAGACCCTAACTGTAAATTCCGAGCGGCCGATATTCGGGTGCCGCTTTTTGTTTATAATGTTGATAAGAATGTCTCATCGCGCGACATAGAAGATTACGTGCAAACAAAAACACGTGTAAAGGTCACAGCGGAGCAGGTGTATGTAAAAGCGGAGAAGATGTATAACGCTTATAAAATTCTTGTTCCTAATCATAAACTACAGACTTTTCTGGATGACAATATGTGGCCCGAGGGAATATCTTTTCGACGTTACATCGAGtttaaaaatgtaaacaattGCAACACCCAGGTAACCAGAGATAACGTAAATGGgaagtacaaataa